The region TCTTCTTCACTGGACTCCACAAAGGGTAGGGCAGGAACTATTCTCACTTCTCCATTTCTTATATCTTTTCATTTATTATCTGACCTTGAGAATGTATGTAAAATGCAGTTTTTTAACCAAGTCACTGTATGTCTTGTCACCAGTCATCTTTTTCATTCTATCAAGTGACAAGTCGTTTGATTTTCTCGCAAGTTAAGTCAATGTTTCTCCAGTCATGTCAACTCACAAGTATTTGTTTCTGTTAAAGTAAAGTTACAAGTCTAATATAAAGCAGCTTAGTTCAAACATAATATGGTTAAGGTTCAACAAGGTGAAGCGATGCCGCGATGATTTAAATATGGACATGAACCAGAATAGAAGAACCAGAATAGAATGTTAGTGTCTAAGCCTGAGAGAGAGATTGAGTCGTTCACTTACCACTCGATCGGGTTTCTTCACACAATCTTTAGTCATTTCTCTGCACGTTAGACTTGACCCGATTATGCAGGCAAAACATTCACACGCCAGTATTCCAGCAAGTACGAATAAACCGGTATCTGAATACTAAATGAGAAACAAATGGAAAGCTAGTATGTTTATTTTAGTTAAATAAAGTTTGCAGTATCCTTAGTTGAATTTAAAACCGAAAGTAACTATCATGCCATCAAAGTACTTATGATTATCGCAGTACTGTACAAACACAAAATCATCACATTATGATACCAATTTCGCAATTTGTAGGAACAATTTTCATGCTCCCTGACTTTCCTTACCGCAGCTGCAAATCCCACGTGAAGAGCACATAAGACTACACTCGTAATTATCGCAATCCAGGCAAGGATTCGGAAGCCTATAATCtgtaagaaagaaataatgaaaactcAAAACGTTGCAGTGCAAAGTTGACATAAAGTGTGCAATTTAAAGGGTAAATAAAGGcaaaaaatgatatgatatgttgTAGACGGTTAAAAACTACCATGTACAATGCTGTCAGCCCGGGTTGTATATCTATGCGATGTTAACTTTTGAGAAATGCCACTATAAAAGGATGTTCCGGTGAGGAGCACTATACCACTTTTAGTTGAAAACTCCATCACCGTCTTGTTCTGAACTCTTGATGGGTTTGCTGGAACTATAACTATTTAATTGGCTAAAACACTATTTACACTATTGTTGCACGCTGTCCGGTATAGACTAATGTCAAAAGGTTATACTATGAGGCGACGGGTCAGACGTAGTCATGCACATCAAAGTATGGAGTATAGAGTAACATATAACTTACAGAGTGTCAGTTTCGCACTGGAGACCGGAGGATGCAACGACTggtaaatatgttttatttatttgggTGGAGATCATATGTATTTTGTAACTATGTAAGAATCTCgattagtaacagatataattgCAGAGGGCAATATAGAGTAAATGTAAAGGCTGCAATTGGTAGCTGCATTCGTATTTCTACAAACCGTATTCTTTGTATTGTTAACGCATTAGTGCAATCGTTTCACTGTTGTAGTATTGTATGAATATTTTCTACATTCTATTTTGATAGCGTTTGATAGTTCATATTTGTATTTGTCTCACAGTGAACGAAAAATTAAAGTCAAAAGAGAAACGGACAATCAGTTCAAGTGTTGTCATTTTTCGTTATCAGAGCGAAATGAGCCTACAAGTATATTGTTTGTACTCATCAATGGAGAAGTGGTGTGGGGAAACTCCACCAGAAGAAGAAATGACAAGTTAAGACTTCAAAAATGGCTCCACTAGGAGGCATGTTTGGATTAGCTCTACAGACAAGGAACTACTATAGTGCACACCAAGATGGGTGGTATCATTCTTCCCGAATTAATGTAAAACTCGACCCCGCCACCCCACCCAACTAAACCATTTTCCTCAACCAACCAATGGCCAGCCCTCACCCCCTTTTCATACCCCACTGACAATAGGTTGAAATCCACGATGAAAGTACTTTTCTACGCGAGAACCTTATCTTAAGTGCGTTCTTTGTGGTATCTGACCCAACTCTGTTTATGCCCCAATCACACATTTATATCAGGAGACCATACGAGCTTACTGTGAAGACGAGTTGCATGATTCTCATATGAACTCATATTCAAACGTTTGATCTAAATGTCCCTTTCAAAGCGATCTCTCTTAccacatatttgttatttgtctTGCCGCTAAGAACGCCGACACTTCCAGCGACAATGGCAATCTATATGGTAGAGAAaaagtttaaagaaaacaaatgtattgtttcttgCATTTGCAACCCTGCTTGATAGTCAAACGTAGCAAGGGCTCTGTTAATGACAGTTTTTACCACCAATATCAACGTTACTCAGCTATATGATTTGCTTAATGGGTATAAGCGATCAATTGAGGAcgattttacatatttatatatatatataaatatgtatatatatatttattatatatatatttatataaacatttatcCATTTATATGTACCATATTGCTATGAACAATACTTACTACAGCATTTACGATCCCCCAACATTCAAAGTTGTAAGCTTGACACGGGTCTGGTGTAGTAAGCGGATAGACTATTAGAATGATGCCACACAAAATGCTGACAATGCCCATGGCTGCCCGAGACAATTGTATGCCATTGTTATCATCATTTTGGAGGATTTGCTGTTGTACATTGATGATAGGCTGCTGATTCCCAGGCGCAATTTGTTGATTAGCTGCTTGGGCCATTTCCCCTTATTCGTTGCAACCGCTTTTTTCTATAGAGAGTTTAGCAGTGTAAAAATGAAACGGCTCAGGTGTCGAGTCTGTCGAAGATAGCTTCGATTCGTGCTTGACGAATTACGAGtttcaaaaatagaaaatgactGTTTTAAAGCTAAACGCAACACTACCAGAGACTTCAAAGTTGTGGCTATCGTTTCCacttttttgtatatatatatatatatatatatatatatatatatatatatatatatatatatatatatatatatatatatatatatatatatatatatatatatatatatatatatatatatatatatatatatatatatattgattgattgattgggaCGGGGCAGGTCGTTTCCGAATGGTGCCGTAGTTTTAAGATTTTGTTCCCAGaagttttatgtttattttccaTATTTATCTGTCCGAGAATCGTTTTGGCCTATAGCGACAATATTTCAATCGAATGATTTGGGAGATAGAGGTGATTTTCAACAGGGTGgttaatattgtttgttttgatcgccgatctatgttgagtcattctctttcttctttattttttttattccccAATATTGGTTAAAGATCATCACAAGAAAAATCCCACTACACGGCCACTTTCGTTCTTTTGGAGCTTATCAGGCGAAGAAAAGACTTGTACCCCGGACCGTTCGAGTCACAGAACTAAGTCTGTTACACTAAGTCACAGTAATTCTACTAGTGAGAATGTGGTATTTTAGGACTtctataactgtcaatgagagcGCCCTCATTGACGATCTAGGAATGCTTGTGTTATGACTTTTGGACTAATGAAAGTCATCACGGTTCAATTTGTCGGCAAAACGACGTTCATGAAATGTCCATTTAAGATAGATACCTGATGTTCATAACCTCGAGGGTTGGAGCAAATCCGTTTCAGTCTAAAGCGTTGGCTGTAAACTAAGAATTCTTAAAGGAGAAATACACCGTTTTGAAGTGTCCTCATAGTAGAGACTAAAATTCTTACACCCTCTGTGAAATAACTAGTCAAAACAACTTTCCCCCGAATTTCCAGGAATTTTCTAATTACACTTTCACACATACCGTCATGGCGGCCAATATGTAACGAGGACGCTTAGAAAATTACGTCTGCGAGCGACATCGTATAGTTAAACAATTCCCCTCTCTACATATGAATTGTACACTTCTCGCGGAGATTGTTCGGAAGTTGGTACTAAATTCCGGAGTGCCAAGCATTTGGTTGTGCAAACAGGAGAGGGACGGACGGAGTAGGGAAGGGAAAACGATATTATGTTGTACCTAACGGGAAAAGTTTTCCATAGACGATAGTATGTACAAAAGGTACAAAAGCACCAGGCTAGCCCCTCCGTCGTAGAACTGCTACTAGCGTCTGCAGTATTAACGAGTAACTGCCAGTGTCTGTTTAGAAAGCTCTCATTTCCTGCACTGTGTTTTCAGGCTCAAATATCTAGCAGTCAGGTCCAAATACATTCATGTTCTCACTTTTCAAAACTACCCGAGTCCGGGAAGCATTTCAGAAGAAACATTTGACTAGATATTGCCTTAGTTACCGTGAACGGCGCGTAGGAATTGTTATGCTCAGGTTTCAATGTGTTGAAATGTGATATGTGGCTAAGAATTCTTAAATGAGAAATAAACCCTGTTGTTTTGAAGTGTCCTCATAGTAGAGACTTATATTCCGTCCCCCTCTGTGATATAACTAGTCAAAACTACCTTTCCCCGAATTTCCAGGAATTGTCTAATTATGTTTTCACGCATACCGTGTTGGCGGCCATTATGTAACGAGGACGCTAAAAAATTGACGCCAGCGAGCCACATCGTAAGTTATACAATTCCCCTCTCTGCGTATGAATTGTTCACTTGCTCTCAGTGATTGTTCGGAAGTTGGTACAAAATGCCGGTAAGCATTTGGTTGGGAAGGATGGCGCAAAGGTAAAACGATATTATGTTACTGTTGGGAATAGGTTTCCAGAAACATGATAACGTACAATAGGCAAAAAAGGACCAGACTTGCCCTTCCGTTGCAGAACTGTTACTAGTGTTTGCTGTACTAGCGAGTACAGAGTATGTTTAGAAGGCTCTAATCCCGTTGTCGCAGTTCGTGCACTTTGTATTCAGGCTCGAATTGCTAGCAGTCAAATCCAAATGCATCCatgttctctttttttcaaaaattctcGAGTCCGGAAAGCGtttcagaagaaaaatttgactAGATATTGCCTTAGTTATCGTGAACGTCGGGCTGGTAGGAAATGTTATGCTCAGAAGGTTTCAATGTATTGAAATGCGATACGTGACTCGCTCACGTCATGAAACAAGCGGAAACTGTaggaattgaaacaaaatgACCAATGCCATATGGGTGACATTTCATTCGATTTTTAAGGTagttgaaaatgttttcaagcaTTCGTGTTGCTTCTGTCGACAAGAGTGTACTGCAAAACGGAATTTTCTGCTCAGAAAATGTCAGGTTAATATCTCTTTAAAAACTTGGTTATTAGctatttaaatgtaaatatatatgaatatcagTAAGCTTATGATAAACCGACGTGGTTAACGCATTCATATCCAACTTAACCAGTACATCCAAAAACGATATTTGGTGTTTAGAAACTAAATCTTACACATTAATGTGTCCCATGTAATATGAAagatatataataaattatgtaGATCTACACATCAAAAAGTTCCACATTGCCTCATCAGGCAAAGGTATGAATCAAACCGGGGTCACAGACCTTAGTCAGAACTACTCAGCCAtgcacagtgattctactggtgggAATGCATATAACTGGCTCTGTATTACTATCACTTAAGAGCATATTACGTACTCGATACGATTGTACACAGTGCAATACTGTTGCTTTGAAATTACacaaatgtaccacttttagaAGCAGGCCAAGTCGTATCTAAGAAATAATTGTATTGAATATGGTATGGCAGATATGTAATACATTTCAAAAGGTTTACATTAAATAACACTATATAGGCAGGTGCAGTTGAGTAACCTAAGACCAGTGATCTTCTGCACACATGTCAATTTGTAAAGCTCGGGAATTCGCATTCATTGTCAGCGGTATGTGGTTTCGTTAAGATTGTGAGTTTTGTAACAGTTTAAACTGCTGTTGCATTTCTAAGTTCACAGTATGACGTGGTGAGTTACCCCCGGCGTTGGCCTTGACTATATCATTTTGTATTTCATGATGTTTGTCTATCTGTATATATTTGGATTTCTGAGTGTGAAAATACTTTTCGAAGTgaacaatatttaatattttgtttccttttccttttcattaaattaaatgaacaaCATATAATTTACGCTTAAAACACTACGTACCACAACTGTCCGCAGGATATCGGCTTCCCATACGACTAGTGGCAATTGCATCAGCGTCCAATGAGTTTGACCTTAAATGCATGATATAACGTAACCCAGGCAATAACTGCTATAATCCGTTTGAAGTTTCAAACAGTGAATAAAAGAAGTGAATAAACCCGTCTAAATATAACCTATATGAAAGATCGCGTAAGAAAGAATAATTTGGTTGGCTGCTTCCAATGAAAGAGGCTGTAGCCTTCTACCAGACTATACATACACGACCGTACGATAAAGTAGGCATAACCTTCAATGCACATTGGATTATGTTCGTGTTAAATTACTGGGTATCATACATATGTCTATATAGATACAGACCTATGCCAGGCAAGCATTCCTTCAAACCTGAGCGTATAGACTGCGGTTTTTCATAGACTACTCAATTGGCATAAATATTGTAGGGAGGTCATTTCATAAAACTCACTTTTATTTCGGTGGATAAGTATTGTCCATTGAAGTCAATGGTGTAACTCCACCTCATATGACTGTTAAGCCTTTGATTAAGAAGAGTAGACCGCAGGGGCGCacattaacaaatttaacaagCCTGGGTGTAGCGCTATTTCGACTGAACAATGTTTGGGAAAGTTAATCATCAAATAGGGCAATTTGATTTATAATTAGAACATCCAGTTAACTGTTATTGGCTGTGAGTAGGCAAAGTCTCCGGTAGCTGGCCATTTTGAAGGAGCAACGTAAACAAAAAGTCAGAAAGGGAAGTTGCATGTAATTCAAAACCCTGGCGGAGTCGAAATGTTAAAAATGGCGTAATGTTAATGTAAAAATAACATAAACGCTGCAAAGGCTCTCTAATTTAGCGTCTACTGGAGAAATTTGCTTTGATTgacaatatttctgagcagCTTATCCATTTGCTTGTGCGTAGAATACAAGACATAATCGGGATAAcggtgtcatttcctttccGCCAATCTCCTTTTCGCTTGCCTTACCATCCTTCTTAGCAGACATAGTTTGTCACAATGTTAGCaagttgtaaacatttttaCTCGTGACTCCCTACAAACTCAATCATATAGACACCCCTTGGTAAATGCTTTGTCTTCATCACAACATGAGTATAGTCACAATCTTCCCTTGTCGCCAACGAAACCTAAAATGCTTTAAATCATCCCAAGTCCTTCGTTTCTTACAGTATTTACGGTATCAACagtgtatatttatatcataccTGAAGTTCGTCGATATTCAAGGGTTACAAATAATGAtgatttctttcaatatttatgCTTTTGTATCGATGTACATTGCTGAGCAGGAGTTTCATTGTAACGGCGGAACACCAGTGTAGTGAACATCTGGCCGATATGGACGTTGGTTTACTACTCTGTGTAATTTTTTTAAGAACAACCTTTTCGCATGCAACTATTATTTGTAGAAGCGAACGAACGTGGGATTACGTGAGAGAGGAGGCGGGTTAAGAATGGTTGAATTGTGGATGtctttttattatatatatctgGAAAATATGGCGCCCTATGCAACTGCGGTGGAAACAACAGAAGTTTGAATAAAGGTGACGGCGTGTGATGGATGTGTTCTTCTGCTGCTAAGCGACATAAGCAGTTTCGCTACATGTAAAAGCTGTTTCTCTTTCCAGTAACATTACTGCACCAACTTATAGCTCATTTGGAGGGGCAGTTTTCTGAATAGTAGATTAAAATACCACAAATTATGGAAACTACAGAATTAAAGTAGAGACTTGCGTTAGGTATGTGTTAATACACACTGACCGTTGAATTAGTCACgccaatgacgtcatatttgtaaTTTGCTTTGGCGAACAAATGTTTGGGGTCATGTCCTTGGTTGACTTTGGATTTTTAAATTTGGTAAAGATTCCtctccaaaataataaaaatgtctaTTAATTAAATTGTCGAATGACTGTATTATGTGCCTTAGAAAGGCGTATGGAATACTTTAGCATATTATAATTAAATTGCGCATCATAAAACTCTCCAACTAGAAGATGAACAAGTTTGTCATGATGGTACACATGAGACTTGTATAACTGCTTATCATTTAGTGATAACGCTATTTACCAACGAATTTCTACTTAACCTATAATTTTCACCTCCAGTCCTCCAGGAAAAGcaattgaaaaaattgaaaactttttttaatCATATTTGGAAATTATACGTAATTATAGTTTGTTTCTGCTGGCACTCAAATAATTGATTCTGGAAATAACTGAATATAATAGGAAATTGTTCCCCGAATAGGTAAGTGAAAATTTGTTGATTGAATAGCCATCTTGTGAAAACACGAAATAACTATTACTTCCATGAGATGCTGGCATATTTTAGTGATATTTTTGACACCACAAACATTTAAAATCTTGAAACTCTTTACATGATCTGTACTGAAAAATGGAGCACTGGAGCATCATTTAACCATAGACTCTTTCTTATACGCAGGAGGTAGGCGGGAGTTTAGGGTTTGATGAATCTTTGTTTACAAATGTGTGTCGTAAGTATACTTACAATCCTCAACTGGAAAATGTAAAAACGAGTGCATGTGCATTTTCTTGTATTGATTTAGGTAAATCATTGTGGAGCAATTTTAGAATAGCCTTTTCCGTAGAGGTGGAAATAATCCTCCTTCTACCAGCACTGGATTTCTTTTCAAACAGCATTCGAGAGAGAGAATAGCTTAACATTACCTCATGGTACTTCGGGCGCTGGTGCGAAGAGGGTGACGACAGTAGCAAGTGACTGACAATGCaggaatattttatttgtttgccacaaaagtacaaagtggagggaagtcttccataaagcttaaaagcttaacaatgtggaagactccctgaagaaagaaaagaaaagaaaaaacaaaatatatatatgtgtaagaatacatacatagatataagtacaaattaaatattcaatatatatatatagtaattacatacaggtataatttagttttagtcagtaactagctattatttccttacaaaaccatttcttaaaggatgtgactgactttttactctttaaatcgttcattagaagattccatgtttttgttgcacggttttgtaggcttaaagttccagtggtggtattgtagagattatagtgggcatgattagcatgcctcgtgttatgattatgtacatctctgttactggttaaaaaaattgtcaaaggcacctggtagtaatccattccaggtcttgtaggcaaataatgcaagcttaactttaatgagatcgtgcaattttagtaagttgagtttcttaaataggggactggtgtgctcacgtggggctgagtgtgttatgtggcgaatggctgccttttggagtattataagattgttaaggttggtgttgtatgtaccagaccaaataatggaacaataagtgagatgcgggacaaccagggtctggtatagtgttctgagtatgttttccgatagataatatttcaatttagataatatgccaacattccgtgcaattatactgcaaatagttgaaatatggttgcgccagctaagtttacaatcaatatttacacctaaaaacttagtagtataaacttgcttaattattttcccatccatacatatatctttattccaaataagtgtattacgagtattaaagacaatgtaattacttttttgtacatttagtgataatttgttggctgaaaaccaattacagaatttatttaattcatttgacacgttggaagataatgtgattatgtcgtcgctctcgaagaaaatactggtgtcatcagcaaagagaatgattttggctagtttggagacatgacaaatatcgttaatatatagaataaataacaaaggaccTAAGACTGAACCCTGTGGAACGCCGCAACGAATTTTAGCAAGATCGGATCTAGAGTTTTTATACAAGGTATACTGATATCTGTTCGAAATATAGCTTTCAAGCCAGTTGGGAGTAGTTCCTCTAATGccgtatgaaaataatttattgataaaGATGGTATGATCGATCGTGTCAAACGCCTTCGAAAGGTCGAGGAATACACCAATGCAATTTTTGCCATTATTAAGACTACTTTGTAAACTGTTAAGTGCATCTGCCAAAGCTAGTTCAGTAGAATGTTCGGGTCGAAAGCCGTACTGTTCTTTACAGAGAATATTATATTGGTTAAGAAAATTATATATGCGATTGAACATAAGTCGTTCtatgattttagaaaaacaggaaagcaaTGAAATCGGTCGATAATTCTCATATACATTTATACTTTTTATAGATTGGTATAACCTTTGCCGTTTTAAGTTTATCTGGGAATACGCCAgtgttaaatgataaattacatatatgggTCAAAGGCTTAGCAATAAAAGGAATAACACTTTTTATAATACCAGGTttgaaatcatcatatcctgctgctttCTTGGGTTTCAAGTTGGAAGTTGCAATTTTAATTAGTTCTTCTTCAGTGACTGGGAATGTGAATATTGAATGACTATTGTTATCATAGATGGTTTTATGTGATTtacctttgttatttattttattagcaaGCGATGGTCCAAGATTTACATAGAAATTGTTGAAGTTATTCGCAATGATATTTTCATCACTGGTTTCTTGGTCACCATCTTTGAAAACAGCTGGATATGATGATTCTTTACGGTTATTGTGCAACATTTCATTAATAGTACGCCATGTATGGTTTGTGTTATTTCTGCtctcattaaatttattgtcaaaatagAGCTTTTTCGAAAGTCTGATTACTTGATTAAGCTTATTACGATACGTTGTATACATAGACTTGTGCATAACTGtagtgctgaggtttctcacccggggtttgttgtgtatcgtcaggacagaagggatactcataatggggttggtgggggagttttactgtatgttagggatgacattgtaagtgttgaaaaatctcagttgcaaggggcttttgttaattctgtctggtgcgagttgtccacaaacAACTCCAAGAGGTCCAGGGACGTTATCACTGTGGGTGTTGTTTACCGCTCTCCCAACAGCAGCGATGATAATGATGCcgtgctgtttgattcaattagaaaggctgctaaaggtgatgatgttataatgggcgactttaatttCCTGAaattaattggatagatggttctaGTAGTAGGAAGGGTAGTAATTTTgtagatgttgtgcaagattgctttttacatcaacatgttactttccctactaggggggaTAACAACCTGGATCTTTTTTTGAGTTCTAATCCAAGCAATATTGTTGATTTGAcgggtctaggaaaactaggaactagtgatcatgatatactagcttttgatgaTGTTTGCAAAGTCGTAAATTCTGTTAGCAATgaaaaagtccctgatttttcgagatcagatacagaggcaagtgaaactttactaaagggtacagattggattaatttgtttacagatatgagtgcttctcggtcttggatttgttttgctgataaattaaaggttATTATGGAAAAgcatgttccgtggaagaatcgtcgtcgtaaaagcagtatgcctcactggatgaataagaaagttagatgtgcaattaggcaaaaacgtagaatgtggaagttgtttaggaggactaaatctgaatttcttttggccaagtttaaaattcatcagctgaaggtagaatgcttagtctctgatgcaaaattgaatttcgaaaaaagcattgccctaaaaattaaggataacccaaaggccttcttttcttatgtcaggtcaaagcagaaagttaaagatgcaattgtttctcttagggcaccacaggctgataataTAGTAACTGATAGTCAGGaacttgcagatcttttgaacaactattttgtgtcggttttcacaagggaagatacaagtagtattccagattttcaggggggcagtgataggcctaaactggatacggtcttattttcggatgaggttgtcttaaaggagctgcttcgtctaaatgtctctaaagcttctggaccggatgcaatccatccgtatttgttgaagacttttgcacaccatttctgcgttccactctcgttgggttttagtaaatttatggatgaaggttatgttcctagggactggagatgtgctaatattaccccaattttcaagaagggtgataagtctaagccctgtaattataggcccgcTAGTCTCGctagtgtagtttgtaaggtcatggagtctattgttaaaaggtctatggtctgtcacttcaacagtcagtctttgatcagagagtctcagcatggcttttgtcaaaaaaggtcttgtctcactaatatccttgactttatggaagatgtaacaagttcactaaataggcagaggtctgtagatgttgtgttcctggatttccagaaggcctttgataaagttccccaccagcgtcttttacttaggctgaagagcatgggtgtcatagggaattgactgtcttggatcgggaattggcttggtaatagggaacagagggtggtaattaaaggctgtgcttttTCTTGGCAGAatgttactagtggggttccacaagggtctgtattaggtcccttgttgtttgttgcctatataaatgacagatgctaagaagtttgctgatgacaccaaattgtattctgaggtctcttccaaaagcgattctgagaaatttcaagcggatttggataagattttttcctggtctcaggggtggcaaatgctttttaatattgttaaatgcacattggtagtagtgaccaaaagtttacatacaatcttaatggtgtggagttacaggcagtctctgttgaaagagacctaggtatctacattgactcatctctgcaaccttctaaacattgtcttgaagctgctaaaagaggtaatagggttttaggtatgatcaagaggaacttcagttgtctgaaagaggacatcgtagttaggctttatacgcagttggttaggcctcatctggagtatgctgtgcaggcttggaacccttactttgctaaggataagaAAGTACTTGGAAAGGTCTAGAGGAGGGCTTCTatgatgattagttccttaaagagggttccttattataggcggttacaactgttaaatctcaccacactggagcttaggaggttacgtggggacttgatccaggttttcaagattgtgtatggttttgacaatttatcctttaccgactttttcttgtttgctaacGGTGGtcgtactagaggtcattgtcttaaactccaaaagtcgcatagtaggattaatattcggcataacttttttctaatagggttgtgaatgagtggaatggtttgcctgag is a window of Apostichopus japonicus isolate 1M-3 chromosome 21, ASM3797524v1, whole genome shotgun sequence DNA encoding:
- the LOC139962532 gene encoding uncharacterized protein isoform X2, producing the protein MQLPLVVWEADILRTVVIAIVAGSVGVLSGKTNNKYVIIGFRILAWIAIITSVVLCALHVGFAAAYSDTGLFVLAGILACECFACIIGSSLTCREMTKDCVKKPDRVDVNRPDVVPPANEEVVNPANRPPTKAQTKAPKHRPPTKAIPLPDMFFTA
- the LOC139962532 gene encoding uncharacterized protein isoform X1; amino-acid sequence: MAQAANQQIAPGNQQPIINVQQQILQNDDNNGIQLSRAAMGIVSILCGIILIVYPLTTPDPCQAYNFECWGIVNAVIAIVAGSVGVLSGKTNNKYVIIGFRILAWIAIITSVVLCALHVGFAAAYSDTGLFVLAGILACECFACIIGSSLTCREMTKDCVKKPDRVDVNRPDVVPPANEEVVNPANRPPTKAQTKAPKHRPPTKAIPLPDMFFTA